In uncultured Ilyobacter sp., a genomic segment contains:
- a CDS encoding LysR family transcriptional regulator, which translates to MRLSQIRYFLEVCRCNNITKAAKNLYVSQPSITVAIKDLEKELGINLFNRIKQRIFLTEEGKFFYEESSKIINKLDNLLDVVKDMGAKKNNVKIGVPPMIGSFLFPNIFVGFRESFPEINLEIYEYGTIESRELLLKEELDLVITTGERFKPNEINFNTILKTSYGFYVGKESHLSKKEKISFKDIKDEPLILFNKGFYINRIVMKEFERLGVKSPKIILETGQVETLKKFISKGIAAGFLTKDCVEGSDNLIELPFDIPMPITIGLEWKKDQYLRSDVANFIKYINKEYQL; encoded by the coding sequence ATGCGTTTATCACAAATAAGATACTTTTTAGAAGTTTGCCGTTGTAATAACATTACAAAAGCTGCTAAAAATTTATATGTTTCTCAGCCGTCTATAACTGTTGCTATAAAAGATTTAGAAAAAGAGCTCGGAATAAATCTATTCAATAGAATAAAGCAAAGAATATTTTTAACAGAAGAGGGGAAATTTTTTTATGAAGAAAGTTCAAAGATAATAAATAAGCTAGATAATTTATTAGATGTGGTAAAGGATATGGGGGCGAAAAAAAATAATGTGAAAATAGGAGTTCCTCCTATGATAGGATCTTTTCTTTTTCCAAATATATTTGTAGGATTCAGGGAAAGTTTTCCAGAGATTAATTTAGAAATATATGAATATGGAACGATAGAGTCAAGAGAATTACTTTTAAAGGAAGAATTGGATTTGGTAATTACCACAGGAGAACGATTTAAGCCAAATGAAATAAATTTTAATACAATATTAAAAACATCATATGGTTTTTATGTTGGAAAAGAAAGTCATTTATCTAAAAAAGAGAAAATTAGCTTTAAAGATATTAAAGATGAACCTTTGATTTTGTTTAATAAAGGGTTTTATATAAACAGGATAGTTATGAAAGAATTTGAGAGATTGGGAGTAAAATCTCCAAAGATTATTTTGGAAACAGGACAGGTTGAAACCTTAAAAAAATTTATTTCAAAAGGAATTGCAGCTGGTTTTTTAACAAAAGATTGTGTAGAGGGTTCTGATAACCTGATAGAGCTACCTTTTGATATTCCGATGCCGATAACAATAGGCTTAGAGTGGAAAAAGGATCAGTACCTAAGAAGTGATGTAGCTAATTTTATTAAGTATATTAATAAAGAATATCAACTTTAA
- a CDS encoding XRE family transcriptional regulator, producing the protein MNFQERIKIYMKRSSVKGKELAVKCQISPQYLSDIRSGRRTPTFHIFNLILDNLKLLEDERNELLELWKESKDKNYSRSNVKNLVGEIIKLPIVGTASAGPGKLNFENPEKHSPVITYEGMSYSKCFIMKVEGDSMEPRIKDGSEIIVDTTKNTLEENLNKIVVFNLNDEAYVKVLKLNKNKLVLQSINDKYPNIAIKSTDDFNIVGRVVEVRYRELLK; encoded by the coding sequence ATGAATTTCCAAGAAAGAATAAAAATATATATGAAAAGAAGTTCTGTTAAAGGAAAGGAGCTCGCAGTAAAATGCCAGATAAGTCCCCAGTACCTGAGCGACATAAGAAGCGGAAGGAGAACTCCCACATTTCATATATTCAATTTAATTTTAGATAACCTAAAACTCCTTGAAGATGAAAGAAATGAGTTGCTAGAACTGTGGAAAGAGTCTAAAGACAAGAATTACTCTAGAAGTAATGTTAAAAATTTGGTAGGTGAGATAATAAAGCTACCTATTGTAGGAACTGCCAGTGCAGGTCCAGGAAAACTAAACTTTGAAAACCCTGAAAAACACTCCCCTGTTATCACCTATGAAGGCATGAGCTACTCCAAATGCTTTATAATGAAGGTCGAGGGAGACAGCATGGAACCTAGAATCAAAGATGGTTCTGAAATAATCGTTGACACCACCAAAAACACTTTGGAAGAAAACCTAAATAAAATAGTGGTATTCAACTTAAATGACGAGGCATATGTCAAAGTTCTGAAACTTAATAAGAATAAATTGGTTCTCCAAAGTATAAATGACAAATATCCCAATATTGCAATTAAAAGCACCGATGACTTTAATATCGTAGGAAGAGTTGTTGAAGTGAGATACAGGGAATTATTAAAATAA
- a CDS encoding alpha/beta hydrolase: MLLEKYFPGFEKKFIDVDEGKVHAVVGGTGKEAILFLHGHPENYLIWRFIAPKLSEKYTVVVTDLRGYGESSKPEGLDDHSNYSKRVMARDQVQVMQKLGFEKFHVVSHDRGSRVAHRLVLDNLDKVNTVTYMDILPTDDMYDSTNMAFAEKYYHWFLYIQPKPLPEKFLGADPKFFIDFNLRKKIGPTAKPNFPEEIMREYTRHFANPEVIHGICEDYRASYTIDRIHNDEDRDKVIDTPTLALWGANGIVGKTWDVLAGWKKTCSNVEGLAVENCGHFVPEEQPEIVLEALEKFLEKSSL, from the coding sequence ATGTTATTAGAAAAATATTTTCCAGGGTTTGAAAAAAAATTTATTGATGTAGATGAAGGTAAAGTTCACGCAGTCGTAGGAGGAACAGGCAAAGAAGCTATATTATTTTTGCATGGCCACCCGGAAAATTATTTGATCTGGAGATTTATAGCTCCTAAATTATCTGAAAAATATACAGTAGTTGTAACAGATTTAAGAGGCTATGGTGAGAGTTCAAAACCGGAAGGCCTAGACGATCACTCCAACTATTCGAAAAGAGTAATGGCGAGAGATCAGGTACAAGTAATGCAGAAGCTAGGATTTGAAAAATTCCATGTAGTAAGTCATGACAGAGGATCAAGAGTGGCACACAGGCTGGTACTGGATAATTTGGATAAGGTTAATACGGTAACATACATGGATATTCTTCCTACAGATGATATGTATGATAGCACCAATATGGCATTTGCAGAGAAATATTATCACTGGTTTTTATATATTCAGCCTAAACCTTTGCCTGAGAAATTTCTAGGGGCGGATCCTAAATTCTTTATTGATTTTAACCTTAGAAAGAAGATCGGCCCTACAGCAAAGCCAAACTTTCCAGAAGAAATCATGAGAGAGTATACCAGACACTTTGCAAACCCAGAAGTAATTCATGGTATTTGCGAGGATTACAGGGCATCCTATACGATTGACAGAATCCATAATGATGAAGACAGAGACAAGGTGATAGATACTCCTACTCTGGCACTTTGGGGAGCAAACGGGATAGTGGGGAAAACTTGGGATGTACTTGCAGGATGGAAAAAGACATGCAGTAATGTAGAGGGTCTTGCTGTAGAAAACTGTGGACATTTCGTACCTGAAGAACAGCCGGAAATAGTTCTGGAAGCTTTGGAAAAATTTTTAGAAAAAAGCAGTTTATAG
- a CDS encoding ABC transporter ATP-binding protein: MYRLENVKYKDIIYIKSLEILPQKTTCILGESGGGKTTLIKLLNKMISPTSGDIFYKEKSLRKTDSVELRRDVVMLSQSPGIFPGSVRDNLLIGLKFSEKDPADDSKLVEIMKKVHLYKSLDDVAENLSGGEKQRVALGRVMLMDPKILLLDEPSSALDEKTERNIIKEVTDYVKTKNKTLIMVTHSKEIARDHADEIIEMAQGRVIDKKVVDRNG; encoded by the coding sequence GCCTCAAAAGACAACCTGCATTTTAGGTGAAAGCGGCGGAGGAAAGACAACTCTTATAAAGCTTTTAAACAAGATGATAAGCCCCACTTCCGGGGATATTTTTTATAAAGAAAAATCTCTCAGAAAAACTGATTCAGTCGAATTAAGGAGGGACGTTGTGATGCTGTCCCAGTCTCCAGGCATATTTCCAGGGAGTGTGAGGGACAATCTTTTGATAGGACTGAAGTTTTCTGAAAAAGATCCTGCAGATGACAGTAAACTAGTAGAGATAATGAAAAAAGTTCATCTTTATAAGTCTCTAGATGACGTGGCGGAAAATCTATCTGGAGGTGAAAAGCAGAGAGTGGCCTTAGGAAGAGTTATGCTTATGGACCCGAAGATACTTCTTCTAGACGAACCATCTTCAGCCCTAGACGAAAAAACAGAGAGAAATATAATAAAAGAAGTGACTGATTATGTGAAAACTAAAAATAAGACTCTTATTATGGTTACTCATTCAAAAGAGATAGCGCGAGATCATGCAGATGAGATAATAGAGATGGCCCAAGGCAGAGTCATCGATAAAAAGGTGGTAGATCGTAATGGATAA
- the dinB gene encoding DNA polymerase IV translates to MDRIILHIDFDMFFAAVELLDNPMLKNKAIAVALPKAKRGIITTASYEARKFGIGSGMAIDIAKRKCPDLTLVSPRMWKYEKINRIFREIVSQYTDRYEFVALDEAYLDITYTYEFYDTPDQLAVNIQKDIYRKTGCTCSVGLGYNKISAKLASEKNKPNGFGKLKTKKEFIEYTADKKLTKINGIGNKMAENLYHLFYKETLGQLREVSLDELRFYLGKPGITIYHMIRGIDSRIIGDCYKRDGYASRQTFQKDIFGREEVLKKIVKRIEEASWQMKKDNKSAYTVSLIIRYSEGFHRITKNKTLKNPVKEPLEIYKVIEKISEEVELDKFIRQIGVRLSKTGKSSKLYQLSFGEGKSFTRKKEVFKLTYELKKNFGRRVILDPLEARSR, encoded by the coding sequence ATGGATAGAATCATACTGCATATAGATTTTGATATGTTTTTTGCAGCTGTGGAGCTGCTAGATAATCCGATGTTAAAAAATAAGGCGATTGCAGTTGCTTTACCTAAGGCCAAAAGAGGAATAATAACAACAGCTAGTTATGAAGCACGAAAGTTCGGAATAGGCAGCGGTATGGCTATAGATATAGCCAAGAGAAAATGTCCTGACCTGACTTTGGTATCTCCTCGTATGTGGAAATATGAAAAAATAAACAGAATCTTTCGGGAAATTGTTTCTCAATATACAGATAGATACGAGTTTGTGGCTTTAGATGAAGCCTATCTCGATATAACCTACACCTATGAATTTTATGATACTCCTGATCAGTTGGCTGTGAATATTCAGAAAGATATTTATAGAAAAACAGGATGTACCTGTTCTGTTGGCCTGGGATACAACAAAATCTCTGCTAAACTTGCATCAGAAAAAAATAAGCCCAATGGTTTCGGAAAATTAAAAACCAAAAAGGAGTTCATAGAATATACGGCGGATAAAAAGTTAACTAAAATCAATGGAATTGGAAATAAAATGGCTGAGAATCTATATCATCTTTTTTATAAAGAGACACTAGGGCAACTGAGAGAAGTATCACTAGATGAGCTAAGGTTTTATCTAGGCAAACCAGGGATCACTATATACCACATGATAAGGGGGATAGACAGCAGAATAATAGGCGACTGCTATAAGAGAGACGGTTATGCCAGCAGGCAGACCTTTCAAAAAGATATCTTCGGTAGAGAAGAGGTTTTGAAAAAAATAGTTAAACGTATAGAGGAAGCCAGCTGGCAAATGAAGAAAGATAATAAATCAGCTTACACAGTTTCTTTGATAATAAGGTATTCAGAGGGGTTTCATAGGATTACAAAAAATAAAACTCTTAAAAATCCGGTGAAAGAACCTCTTGAAATATATAAAGTCATAGAAAAAATATCTGAGGAAGTGGAGTTGGACAAGTTTATCAGACAGATAGGAGTCAGACTTAGTAAGACCGGGAAAAGTAGTAAACTATATCAGCTTTCATTTGGAGAGGGAAAATCCTTTACGAGAAAAAAAGAGGTATTCAAGTTGACTTATGAGCTTAAAAAGAATTTTGGAAGAAGGGTAATACTAGATCCTTTAGAGGCGAGATCAAGATAG
- a CDS encoding sulfite exporter TauE/SafE family protein, with the protein MMEVLSNYDFTMIQWAVVIMTSFVVGIDKSGLPTLLIIIPIVAQILGGKLSAGFLLPLLVIGDIFAVIYYKRHMEIKILLKLLPWAIFGVMIGLFVGGLVSDAQFKMIIGIIVLICVFLLIAKKDSMSNYLSEKWYFHIVMGILGGFSSMIGNAAGPIMVVYFLSMNLSKNRFIGTMSWFFFVLNLIKLPLYALVWHNITLESFQLNLMIFPLILVGAFIGVRVVKFVPEKSYRLMMIGVTIIGAARLLS; encoded by the coding sequence ATGATGGAAGTACTGAGTAATTATGATTTTACAATGATACAATGGGCAGTTGTAATTATGACAAGTTTTGTTGTGGGTATAGATAAATCTGGACTTCCTACACTGCTAATAATTATACCTATAGTGGCTCAAATATTAGGAGGTAAACTTTCTGCAGGTTTTTTATTGCCCCTTTTGGTGATAGGAGATATTTTTGCGGTGATTTACTACAAGCGTCACATGGAAATAAAAATTCTTTTAAAACTTTTGCCTTGGGCCATATTTGGAGTAATGATTGGTCTTTTTGTTGGAGGTCTGGTTTCAGATGCCCAGTTTAAAATGATAATAGGTATAATAGTGTTGATTTGTGTTTTTCTGCTTATAGCTAAAAAAGATTCTATGAGCAATTATTTGAGTGAAAAATGGTATTTTCACATTGTTATGGGAATTTTAGGGGGCTTTTCTAGTATGATAGGGAATGCAGCAGGTCCTATCATGGTGGTATATTTTTTATCAATGAATCTAAGTAAAAACCGCTTTATAGGAACGATGTCTTGGTTTTTCTTTGTTTTAAATTTGATAAAATTACCTCTATACGCCTTAGTTTGGCATAACATAACCTTAGAGAGTTTTCAGTTAAACTTGATGATATTCCCCCTCATACTAGTTGGAGCATTTATAGGAGTTAGGGTTGTTAAGTTTGTTCCCGAAAAATCCTATAGGCTCATGATGATAGGAGTTACCATAATTGGTGCAGCTAGACTCCTCAGTTAA
- a CDS encoding 3-isopropylmalate dehydratase, which translates to MIKRGKAFVFGNNVDTDQIYPGQYLDLVDPEDVALHALEGADENFIKEVQEGDIVVAGTNFGCGSSREYAPMSIKGAKVSVVIAESFARIFFRNSMNVALPVIVCKGIISKVDKGDILSVDLTTSIITNETTGEKIQGEEISEYAREIIESGKDIKAFVLNRKLNK; encoded by the coding sequence ATGATTAAAAGAGGGAAGGCATTTGTATTTGGAAATAATGTTGATACTGATCAGATATATCCAGGTCAATATCTTGACTTGGTAGATCCTGAAGATGTAGCTCTACATGCACTTGAAGGTGCTGATGAAAACTTCATAAAAGAGGTGCAAGAGGGAGACATAGTAGTTGCAGGAACAAATTTTGGATGTGGTTCAAGCAGAGAATATGCACCTATGTCTATAAAAGGGGCAAAGGTTTCGGTGGTAATAGCAGAGTCTTTTGCAAGAATATTTTTTAGAAATTCTATGAATGTAGCTCTTCCTGTAATTGTTTGTAAGGGAATCATCTCAAAAGTTGATAAAGGTGATATACTTTCAGTTGATCTCACTACAAGTATAATCACAAATGAAACAACAGGTGAAAAAATTCAGGGAGAGGAAATCTCTGAATACGCCAGGGAGATCATTGAAAGCGGAAAAGATATAAAAGCTTTTGTATTAAACAGAAAATTAAATAAATAA
- a CDS encoding endonuclease, translating into MKKILTILLLSLFLLSCEKKPEEKIINKTASTNDKYYIKVNGKTGEELKKTLNDIITENHKKLTYKKAYNALEFTDEDPNNPENIILFYTGRSQAKKLRSQFDYKNGWNREHVWPKSKGFKSQSSNYAYTDLHHLRPTDTTVNSSKGNKDLDDGGKNVKEAKGTKSDYDSWEPRDEIKGDVARMMFYMAVRYEGLGDKYDDYDLELVDYTGTESSKEDFDGRYGKLSTLLEWHALDPVDDRERLRHERVYEIQKNRNPFIDNPEWVGYIWPEN; encoded by the coding sequence ATGAAAAAAATATTAACTATACTGTTACTCTCATTATTTTTACTTAGCTGTGAAAAAAAACCAGAAGAAAAAATTATAAATAAAACTGCATCTACAAATGATAAATATTATATCAAAGTTAACGGGAAAACAGGGGAAGAACTCAAGAAAACCCTAAACGATATAATTACAGAAAATCATAAAAAATTAACATATAAAAAGGCATATAATGCTTTGGAATTTACAGATGAAGATCCCAATAACCCTGAAAATATAATTTTATTCTATACAGGAAGAAGTCAGGCAAAAAAACTAAGGTCACAGTTTGATTATAAAAACGGCTGGAACCGAGAACATGTTTGGCCAAAATCCAAGGGATTTAAGTCCCAAAGTAGCAACTATGCCTATACAGACCTGCATCACTTGAGACCTACAGACACCACTGTTAATAGTTCAAAAGGAAATAAGGACTTGGACGACGGAGGAAAAAACGTTAAGGAAGCCAAAGGAACTAAATCAGACTATGACTCCTGGGAACCAAGAGACGAGATAAAGGGAGACGTGGCCAGAATGATGTTTTATATGGCCGTTAGATACGAGGGTCTAGGAGATAAATATGATGATTATGATTTAGAATTAGTTGATTACACTGGCACTGAGAGCTCAAAAGAAGATTTTGACGGAAGATACGGAAAACTAAGCACATTATTAGAATGGCATGCCCTAGATCCTGTGGATGATCGTGAAAGGTTGAGACACGAAAGAGTTTATGAAATTCAAAAAAATAGAAATCCATTTATAGATAATCCTGAATGGGTTGGATATATTTGGCCTGAAAATTAA
- the fetB gene encoding iron export ABC transporter permease subunit FetB translates to MDKIIDLEIWQVGSAFVFIIILMLIVKVKGISREKEILVSSVRMTLQLMFTGYLLTYLFKSKNPFYTILVLMIMETFAVKNIFKRVKTPLSSRLRKIIAFSMVCGTTASLAYFILVVVNLSPWYEPRYVIPIGGMIIGNSMTGISLGVTKLVDGFFSKKHLVETSLMLGATPKSASKEIVDGAFDSAILPTINSMVGMGIVFLPGMMTGQILSGTSPLTAIQYQIAIMLGIAGSVSLTVILFVQEGYKTFFNDEQQLVLDES, encoded by the coding sequence ATGGATAAAATTATAGATTTAGAGATATGGCAGGTTGGATCGGCTTTTGTCTTTATAATAATATTAATGCTTATAGTAAAGGTGAAAGGGATATCTAGGGAAAAAGAGATACTAGTTTCTTCTGTAAGGATGACTCTTCAGTTAATGTTTACAGGCTATCTCCTTACCTATCTTTTCAAGAGTAAAAATCCATTTTATACAATTTTGGTTCTCATGATAATGGAGACCTTTGCAGTAAAAAATATTTTTAAAAGGGTGAAGACCCCACTGTCTTCAAGGTTGAGGAAAATAATAGCTTTTTCAATGGTTTGCGGGACTACAGCCAGCCTGGCATATTTTATACTGGTGGTTGTAAATCTCTCTCCATGGTATGAACCTAGGTATGTTATTCCAATAGGGGGAATGATCATCGGAAATTCAATGACGGGAATCTCTCTGGGAGTGACGAAGCTTGTGGATGGATTCTTTTCAAAAAAACATCTTGTGGAAACGTCGCTTATGCTTGGAGCTACTCCGAAATCAGCCTCTAAGGAGATAGTAGACGGAGCCTTTGATTCTGCCATACTTCCTACGATAAACTCCATGGTGGGGATGGGGATAGTTTTTCTCCCTGGTATGATGACGGGGCAGATACTGTCTGGAACCTCTCCACTGACAGCAATTCAATATCAGATAGCTATAATGCTAGGGATAGCAGGAAGTGTCTCTCTTACTGTTATTTTATTTGTTCAGGAAGGTTACAAGACTTTTTTCAACGATGAACAACAACTGGTTTTAGATGAGAGTTAA
- a CDS encoding DASS family sodium-coupled anion symporter: protein MSSSSELAPNLKNSQENTDKKLALKNKGVKVIPLLMIFAAGIAAWFMKPGAIEVNQWHTLIVFLGTIVGIVANVMPIGSVGILGITMFALTRAAGAETSKEAVMDALSGLDSYLIWMVVVAFFIAKGFVKTGFGKRIALLMVKFFGKRTLGLVYGLSIADIILAPATPSNTARCGGVIYPIANSLAKSFDSHPDDEKSRKKIGHYLITSIGNVNDITATLFITAYAANPLVVKLAAPFGVELTWGGWFMAALMPALVALIIVPIVLYFIMKPEIKVTPEAKEFAEKELSKMGKISRDELIMLFTFLGLLTLWVFGKKLGIHSTTAALVGLSTLLVSSVLSWDDVKGDASAWNTLVWFSALLMMANFLNTLGFTKWFGNVIGNQLSFMTNVNWVITLVVLNAIFIYIHYFFASGTAQVAALYSVFLGVGIKLGIPAYPLVLLLGFSGSLYCSLTQYSHARGPILFGSGYVTTKEWWTAGFIVNLVNQVIYVVVGLIWWKIIGLY, encoded by the coding sequence ATGAGTAGTAGTAGTGAATTAGCCCCAAATTTAAAAAATTCTCAAGAAAATACAGATAAAAAACTGGCATTAAAAAATAAAGGAGTGAAAGTAATACCTTTATTAATGATATTTGCAGCAGGAATAGCAGCATGGTTTATGAAGCCAGGTGCAATAGAGGTAAATCAGTGGCACACGCTAATTGTTTTCCTAGGGACGATTGTTGGAATAGTTGCTAATGTAATGCCTATAGGTTCAGTTGGGATACTTGGAATTACAATGTTTGCACTGACAAGAGCTGCAGGGGCAGAAACTTCCAAGGAAGCAGTAATGGATGCCTTAAGCGGACTGGATAGTTATCTTATTTGGATGGTTGTAGTGGCGTTTTTTATTGCCAAAGGTTTTGTTAAAACCGGATTTGGCAAAAGAATAGCTTTGCTGATGGTTAAATTTTTCGGTAAACGAACTCTTGGGCTAGTTTACGGTTTATCAATAGCGGATATTATATTGGCACCAGCTACACCGAGTAATACAGCTCGTTGTGGAGGTGTGATATATCCTATTGCAAATTCACTGGCAAAAAGTTTTGATTCGCATCCTGATGATGAGAAAAGCAGAAAGAAAATAGGCCACTACTTGATAACAAGCATAGGAAATGTAAACGACATTACAGCTACGTTATTTATTACAGCCTATGCAGCCAATCCATTAGTAGTAAAATTAGCAGCGCCATTTGGAGTAGAACTTACATGGGGCGGATGGTTTATGGCTGCACTTATGCCGGCACTTGTAGCATTGATTATTGTTCCAATTGTACTTTATTTTATAATGAAACCGGAAATAAAGGTGACCCCGGAAGCAAAAGAGTTTGCAGAAAAAGAATTATCTAAGATGGGGAAAATCTCAAGAGATGAATTGATAATGTTATTTACATTTTTAGGACTTCTTACCCTATGGGTATTTGGAAAAAAACTGGGTATTCACTCTACAACAGCAGCACTGGTTGGGTTATCAACACTTTTGGTAAGCAGCGTATTGAGCTGGGATGATGTTAAGGGTGATGCATCAGCATGGAATACTCTGGTGTGGTTTTCAGCTCTTCTCATGATGGCAAATTTTCTTAATACATTAGGATTTACAAAATGGTTTGGTAATGTGATAGGAAACCAATTATCTTTTATGACGAACGTTAACTGGGTAATAACACTTGTGGTGTTAAATGCTATCTTTATTTACATACACTATTTCTTTGCAAGTGGAACGGCACAGGTAGCAGCATTATATTCCGTGTTTCTAGGTGTAGGTATCAAATTAGGAATACCAGCTTACCCATTAGTATTACTTTTAGGATTCAGCGGAAGTTTATACTGTTCACTTACACAATACTCACATGCTAGAGGACCAATTTTATTTGGCTCAGGGTATGTCACCACTAAAGAATGGTGGACAGCTGGATTTATAGTAAACTTGGTTAATCAGGTCATATATGTAGTAGTAGGTTTAATCTGGTGGAAGATAATAGGATTATATTAA
- a CDS encoding 3-isopropylmalate dehydratase large subunit — MHAIQKILANAAGKTAVKTGEVLNCDIDFAEINDLYLQTIHSFNDIQGKIFDREKVACVFDHYAPASTPKAANIHKIMRDFSKEQNLKYHFDINRGVCHQIMPEEGLVRPGIIIIATDSHTTTMGAFGAFGTGVGSTDMAIAMDSGKLWFRVPEIIRVELNGELREGVSAKDVILHVLGDLKADGAVYKAVEFAGTYVENLGVSDRMTICNMAVEIGAKTGYMQPNKETLDYIDERTEYEYTVYETDEDFEYDETYTYDVSKIDLKVAVPHSVDNVHDLKDVGRVKVDQGYIGSCTGGRLQDIKQAFDILDGKKIHENSRLVITPASNEVLEHAVKLGYIGSLIQSGATVAATGCGACLGVHCGLLADGEVCISATNRNFPGRMGSKKSEVYLSSPSVVAASVLKGYITDPRILGEED, encoded by the coding sequence ATGCACGCTATCCAAAAGATACTAGCAAATGCTGCAGGTAAAACTGCAGTTAAAACAGGAGAAGTATTAAATTGTGATATTGATTTTGCAGAAATAAATGATCTGTATCTGCAGACAATTCATTCATTCAACGATATTCAGGGGAAGATTTTTGACAGAGAAAAAGTGGCTTGTGTTTTTGATCACTATGCTCCCGCTTCAACACCTAAAGCTGCGAATATTCATAAAATTATGAGAGACTTTTCAAAAGAACAAAACTTAAAATATCATTTTGATATTAATAGGGGTGTTTGTCATCAAATAATGCCTGAAGAAGGTCTAGTGAGACCGGGGATTATCATAATAGCTACGGACTCACATACTACTACCATGGGTGCTTTTGGAGCCTTTGGAACAGGAGTGGGATCTACAGATATGGCGATAGCTATGGACAGTGGGAAACTTTGGTTCAGAGTTCCGGAAATTATTAGGGTGGAGTTGAACGGTGAGCTTAGAGAAGGGGTATCTGCTAAAGATGTTATCCTTCATGTACTGGGAGACTTAAAAGCAGACGGAGCGGTCTATAAAGCAGTTGAATTTGCAGGAACTTATGTTGAAAATTTAGGTGTATCAGATAGAATGACCATATGTAATATGGCAGTTGAGATAGGTGCCAAAACAGGTTATATGCAGCCCAACAAAGAAACTTTGGATTATATCGACGAAAGAACTGAATATGAATATACAGTCTATGAAACTGATGAAGATTTTGAATATGATGAAACTTACACCTATGATGTTTCGAAGATTGATTTAAAAGTGGCTGTACCCCATAGCGTAGATAATGTTCACGATTTAAAAGATGTTGGCAGAGTCAAAGTAGACCAGGGGTATATTGGATCTTGTACAGGGGGAAGGCTACAAGATATCAAACAGGCATTTGATATATTAGACGGGAAAAAAATCCATGAAAACAGCAGACTTGTAATAACTCCAGCTTCAAATGAAGTCTTGGAACATGCGGTAAAATTAGGTTATATAGGATCTCTTATCCAGTCGGGTGCAACTGTCGCCGCAACGGGCTGTGGTGCTTGTTTAGGTGTTCATTGCGGACTTTTGGCAGACGGCGAAGTGTGTATTTCGGCTACCAATAGAAATTTTCCAGGCAGGATGGGGAGTAAAAAATCGGAGGTTTACCTAAGTTCTCCTTCAGTAGTTGCTGCTTCTGTTTTGAAAGGATATATAACAGATCCTAGAATTTTAGGGGAGGAGGATTAA